Genomic segment of Vibrio natriegens NBRC 15636 = ATCC 14048 = DSM 759:
TATAATGTGATCAAAATCTCAGAATGGAGTAAGAAGTCATGAAGGTATTTACTGGTGGATTGCTTACCTTGCTGCAAATTGGCTTGTTATCTGCGATATGGTGGATTGCCGAGTATTTGGTTAAACAGTTTAATTTTCCGGTGCCAGCTAATTTGGCTGGGATGTTGATATTACTGTTGTGTCTGTTTCTTGGTGTGATCAAAGCAAGCTGGTTACGTAAAGGTGCAACTTGGCTGTTAGCTGAAATGCTATTGTTCTTTGTACCAGCTGTAGTTGCCGTGGTGAAATACCAATCCCTGATGGAAACGGAAGGATTACGAATATTTGTTGTATTACTGATTAGTACAGTTTTAGTTTTGGGAATTACGGCTGCGGTTGTTGATCGTGTTTATCGTTTTGAGTTGCAGTTGTCCCGGAGAAAAAGCAACAGACACTACCAAAAACTGACAAAACATACGGAGCACTAACTATGTTCGAAACAGATTTTGGATTGGGTATATTGTGTTTATTGATGACGGTTGTTTTTTATTATTTGAGCAAAATACTTTATCAGCGTAAAAAAACGATTTTTTTGATGCCTTTGTTGCTGGCGCCCTTGTTGCTGATTGTGGTCGTGTTCGCTTTTCATATTCCTTATCAATCTTATATGTCAGAGTCTCATTGGCTGTTGTGGATGCTTGGCCCTGCCACTGTTGCTTTTGCTATTCCTGTGTATGACAACCGTCGTCTTATTCAACGGCATTGGTTATCCATGTCAATTGGTGTTCTTACGTCCATTTTTGTAGCCATAGGAAGCTCTGTTTTGTTGGCCAAAATCTTTGGCCTGTCAGCGATTTTGCAGAAAAGCTTAGCAATGCGTTCTATTACGACGCCTTTTGCGGTTGAAGCGAGTAAATTGATAGGTGGTCAAGAAGATTTAACGGCATTATTTGTCGTGATGACTGGTGTCATCGGAATGGCTGTTGGAGAAGTAATTCTTACCGTTTTATCCATTCGTTCACGCTTGGGTAAGGGGTCAAGTCTGGGAGCTTCTGCTCACGGAGCGGGTACTGCAAAAGCCTATCAACTGGGAAGTTCTGAAGGGGTCATATCCAGCGTTGCGATGATGCTCGCTGGTATGATTACTGTGTTATTGGCACCAGTTATTGGCCATCTTTTATGGTAAATAAGGTTTTTCAGTTGGAACCTAATCATGTCATAAACCTCATATACTAATCCCAGTTGGCATTTATTAATGTATTTTCATAATCCATGCTCTGGGTCTGTTGACCTAACTGATAAGCCGATGACGCAGTATAAAGGAGCCACAAACACTGCCCCTACTAAAAGCGTTTTACTCTTTGTTGAGAGGTGTTTTGCTGAGAATGGCTAGGCTGCAAACAACTAGCCGTCCGCCTCTCGCCGCGATTAAAAAGCGTTTGTCTCGAACAAAATGTAGTGGCAATTGTTAAAGCCAGCTTACTGTTTAGATTTTAATTTGTTCTCTAAATCTATTTGCACTATTTTCAAAGCACTTAACGCAACTTCAGGGTCAACTTCGTTTGATTCGAGTAAGTAGATGAGGTCGACGGCCAGTTTTACATCATCTGGTGCATCGCCAAGAGGAGAGGTTGGTTGGTCAGACATTACTGATGTTTTTCCCTGTGAGTGATTTGGTTTTCGAGCTTAACTAACGCCGCTTCGCAGCGTTCCAGCCGTTGTTCTGTAGCGAGTAAAACCTTCTGCGCTTCTGCGCGCATGAAACTCGGAGCTGTTGCTACTGCTCTCTCTTTTTCAAGGACCATTTCTCGTAAACGACGAGCCCACTCTTGATGCTGAGCAAGCTCTTGATACAGAACATTGATAGGTTTTCGAAAATGGCTGCTGTGCTTGATTTCGTTTTTACGGATTTTGGTTGTTGAGATTTCTCGCTGGATGGCGGCAATCTGTGCGACTAAACGTTCAGTAAGATATTCAGCGCGCAGGGCGGTTAACTTGCCTTCGTTCTGCTCTCGAACGATGGCACCCAGTGTCGACTTGGCTTCTTTGACGCATGGTGTGAGTAATCGAGAACGACAGCTAAACAGACGTTCATCAAAAAGCGGCACATGATGTTCGCCTCTTTGACGATCAAGCATGGCGGCTTGTTTTGCCATCTGCTCTAAGTGTGCTGAAAGTTGATCGATGTTCATGTTAACCCTACAAACCAAGCATCATAGGCCAATTTAATAGCAAGTATGCTCACCACGGTAACGAATACCGGGCGAATGAATTTAGCGCCAAAGTGAATCGCAGAATGAGCGCCGACAAAAGCACCTGCCATTAAGCATAGCCCCATCGTTAAGCCTAGCACCCAGTTGATATGCCCCAATACTGCAAAAGTAATGAGGGAAGTAAAGTTACTGGTAAAGTTCATTGCTTTTGCCAGGCCAGAAGCAAGTAGGATATTCAGTCGATAGAGTGCCATTGAACTCACCGTCCAGAATGCACCTGTTCCAGGACCTGCCAGCCCATCGTAGAAGCCAAGTGAAAAGCCTTGTGCATATTGCTTTTTATGTAGTCGAGGACACGGCTCTGGTATTGGACTTTGGTGTGTCGTTTTCGGCGTTTTATGGAAAACGGTATATAGAGCAGCTGCCAAGATGATCAGCGGCAATACTTTCTCCAACCACTCGGTACTGATAGCGTCGACAAACAGCGTACCAACGGTTGCTCCTATTAAGGTGGCAACGAAGGCTCTTCCCCAGCATCTTGGGCGGAATAAACGCTTTTTGTAGTAGGTGAAAGCCGCCGTCGAAGAGGCAAACGTCGCGGCGAGTTTGTTTGTTCCCAGAGCGATGTGGGGAGGAAGCCCCAAAGATAACAACGTTGGGACGGTTAGCATACCACCACCACCAGCAACGGCATCGATGAATCCAGCAACAAAAGCGACAAGCGCCAACACCAGCAACATGCCTGGCTCAATCATTTCCATAAATGGTTTTTCTTCTAATATTCTATTTTACGTTTAAATGGCGGCAGCGAGTCTATTAACGCTTGCCCATATCTTTTTGTGACAAGGCGTCTATCTAGAATGGTTACTCTACCAGAATCACGCTCTTTTCGCAGTAACCGACCAACGCCTTGGATCAGCTTTTTACTCGCATCTGGTACTGTGATCTGCATAAATGGATTTCCGCCTTTCTTTTCGATGTATTCGGAATGAGCCTGTTCTACAGGAGAAGTCGGAACACCAAATGGTATCTTGGTAATGACCAGGTTTTCGAGAAGCTCACCCGGTAAATCAAGTCCTTCAGAAAAGCTTCCGGTACCAAATAGAACACTGGTTTTATTTGTTTCTATTAGCTTTTTATGTTTTTTTAGAATTTCTTGGCGCGAGCTTTCACCTTGTACTTGCAACGCCCAGCCTCGCTTAACAAAGTCTGTAGACAAGGCCTCGGCGACTTGGTTCATTTGCCAGTAAGAAGAGAATAATACTAAGTTGGCTTTATTGTCTTCTAAGTACTTAGGCAATATCTCAATAAGATATTCAGTAAACTGAGGTGCAGGCGGTTCATATTTCATCGCTGGAATAAGTAACTCAGCCTGGTTCTGATAATCAAATGGTGAAGCCAACGCTAAAAACTGAGTGCCAGACTCTGGTTTACCATCAATGCCAGCTTGATGACAAAAGTAATGGAACGAATTTAGTGCTCTAATCGTTGCCGATACTAATACCGCACCAATACAGCGACTCCAAATTTGTTGGTCAAGCTGCCAGCCGATTTCCAACGGGGAAACGCTGACGATGAAGTCTCCTTCACGATCTGGGTGTTTTTGTAACCATCGAGCCAGAGGCGCGCCTTTTTCACGTGTCGGTTCAGCCATCAGGTGCCAGACTTGGGCGAGGTTTTCTAAACGTTGGATATAGAACCCCAGCTCCGCAAGCGCAGGTTCGGCTAACCTGGTCGAAAGTTCCCCATCTTTTACACGCTCAGCGATAAGATCGGCGATTTTTGCGACACTTTGATTCGCTTTCTTACTCGCCTGCTTTAGATCTTTTGATTGATTTTCCAACCACGTCGGCAGCTCTCCGTGCTCAAAGCGATAAATGTCTTGGTCAAAGTGGGCAGGGTCAAACTGCTTTGCCAACTGGCTAAGCTCAGGTATCAAGGTTTGCACGGATTCCTGTAAATCATTTCGGAATCGAGATACGCGTTTTTCATCCGCTAGCGAGGAAAACTTGCTGATTGATTGATTGAGCTTTTCTAACCACGCGGCAGCACCCTTCAAACTCGCTGATGCAGACGCATGATCGCGCGCGACATGCGGTAAGTGATGCGCTTCGTCGAAGACATAAATGGTGTTTTCGGGCTCTGGTAAAATCACGCCACCCCCTAAGTCGGCATCAGCCATTACTAGAGAATGGTTTGCAATGATGACGTCGTTTTTATCTAACTCTGAGCGAGCCTTTTGAAAAGGACAACCACGATGTCCTGGCAAACTGTTATTGCAACTGTGCTTATCACTGACAATAAGCTGCCACAGCTGGTCATCAATAGGTTTTGGCCACGAGTCACGATCCCCGTCCCATTTGCCTTGAGCTAGAGAGCGATACATCGTCTCCAACAGCTCAATATCTTTTTTCTTAGGCTTGGTTTCGAACATTGCTAATTGGCCGCCATCGACCCCGCTCGCCGTAGCAAGTTTTTCTGCACAACAATAACGTTGCCTACCTTTTGCCAGAATAAAAGAAAACTCTTTATCCGTTAGTCGGCGGTATAAAGGTAAATCCTTGTTAATAAGCTGCTCTTGTAGCGCGACAGTGGCAGTAGATATCACCACTTTGCGATTGTTGTGAACGGCGACTGGAATGGCTGCCATCAGGTAGGAGAGAGACTTACCTATACCAGTCCCTGCTTCTGCGACCAGCATGCGGTTAGATTTATGATATTGGCCACAAAGTGTTTTTGCTATTTCAGCAACGAGATAGTTTTGCGCTCTTCTAGGAACAAAGTTATCAAGCTGAGCTTGTAAGTTCTGGTAGCTATGGCGAATCGATTTTTGAATGTTACTGGTCAGCATACGGGCCTCAAATGCGTTGGAGGCGAATAGTAGCACACATCACTAGCTGTAAAGTAGTTCACAAAATGGAATGCTTTTGTTCGGAATATGGATCTTCTTCACAAAAAAAGATTGAACCTAATCTAAATGAAATCGAGTTCATTAGTATTTATATATAAAATACTCTATTTTATAAAAATTAAAGAATAAAAATCTAATTTAGTGGTTATTTTTTAATCCGAACGTGGTGTTTATATTTGTAATTAATGGTTGTGTAATTGTGAAAAAATCAAGTTTATTGTTTAGATGTTAATCTAAAAAATGATATGTAAAATATCAACTTGTTGTTAAATAAGATCTTTTTTGTTTTTTTACATTCGAGTTTAGAAAATTTGACAGGCAGAACAATCTTTTGCACTCTAGGTTCAGATTTTGGGAAAGCATTGCGTAACAACCAGTTAACGCTAGCGCTCAAAAAAATAAAAAAAGGGAATTCGGAAAGGATATCCCAAACTAAGAAAAGGCAGTGGATTAATTATGAAAAAGACTCTTTTAGCATTAGCAGTTGCAACTGTATCTACTTCTGCACTTGCTGCAGGCAACATCTACGACGACGGTACTACAGCGTTCAACGTAAAAGGTGAAATCGATACTTACCTAAGTGCTGCTGAAACAACAGTAACTAGCGCTGGTGTAGCTACTGAATCTGACTCTGATCTTGACGTAGACCTATGGGCTAAAATCCAGATCGATGCAACACACAAGCTAAACGACAGCGTAACTGCATTCGGTTCTTTCGAAATCGAAAACGGCAACGGTTTCAACGGTTGGGAAGGCAAGTTGGATGATGATCATTCAATGAAAACTGACGACCTTTACTTCGGCTTCAGCGTTGGTGAAAACTTCGGTATCGCTGCTGGTGAAGTTGGTGACTTCGGTGATTCTCTAGACGCAATCACAATCGATAACACTAACGAAGGTTTCGGTTACATGGATGACTTCGTTAGCTCTCTAGAGTCTGCTGGCCATGCAGTTTCACTTAAGTACACAACTGGCGGTCTTAAGTTAATTGCTGACTCTTACCTATCTTCTAACGAAGATGAAGATGTAGCATACGGTGTATCTGCTCAGTACGCATTTAACGAAATGTTCACTGTAGGCGCTACTTACCAAGATCAAGGTAACCGTGGCCATGGTGATGATCACCAAATCATGGGTGTAGCAGCACGTATGAGCATCGCTAACTTCGGCGCGGCAGTGAACTACGTGTCTGAAGACATCGATGGCGCTACTGACCTAGAAACAATTTCTGCTGCTCTAGACTACCAAATCGAAAAAGCACGTCTTTACACTTCATTCGGTTTCACTGAAGGTGACAACGACGAAGAAATCAACTACTACACTGTTGGTGCAGACTACGCAGTTTCTAGCAACATCGCAGCATTCGTAGAATACTCTGATTACGAAAACAAAACAGACAGCAACAACAAAACAGAAGCTGATGGTGCTGTAGCTGGTATGTACTACACATTCTAATAACTTGATATCAAGTTGAATGTAATCCAAAGGTCGCATTTATGCGGCCTTTTTGGTTATATAGGGATTGATTATATAGGTAAGCGTTATACCCAACTGAGCTTATAGGCATGGTGATATCAGGCTTCGAGATTATTTGGGTATAAAACTTAATGATAAAAAAGGGTTAAATCATGAAACGTACAATTTGGACTTCGATTTTAATGGCGCTTTCAGCGCTGAGTGTCCCTAATGCGTATGCGAATACCAGTTCATTGACGGAACTAGATGCGGCTCAAGGAGTTGAAGTGCTATTTATCAATAGCCAAGATGCAAAACAGATGGATGAACCATTTATGCTTGCGACGGGGTCGAATCAAATCGTATTGCGTATGAATACGATGTTAGGTCGAGGTGAAAAGCGTGGTAACTTCACTTCAGCGCCTTATATTCTTACTCTGGATGTTAATGGTGGCGAATTGGAAATCGATGGTCCGCAACTGAACGAGCTAACTCAAGCCAAAAGAGTGTTTGAAGGCGATAAGATTGATTGGAATGTCAGCCTTAATGACAGCGATATAAACTACGACCAAGTCAAAATGGTGGGAAAAAAGGGCACGTTCCCTTATTCAAACCTTGATGAGCAACTTGCTATTTATAACGCAGCCAACGGCATTAGTTTTGCGGGCAGTGCAATCGCACCCGCTGCCAGCGCGAGTATAGTAAACGGTACGCAGCAGGCAGCGACGTCTGCTGGCCCAGATAGCCTGGAAATGCAAAAAGCGAAAATGACGTATTTGAAATTGTCTCCAAACGAGCGTAAAGCCTTCCGCAAGTGGTTGGTTGACCAACAGTAATCGCAATCGCTCAACATAGATGACTGCTTTCAGGAAGCCAGTAGCTGATGCTACTGGCTTTTTTCTTTAAAATCTTTAGAGCTCTATTTCTTTCCACTCTCCTGGCTGTAGATCGCCTAACTCGATATTCCCCATTGAAAAACGTACTAAACGTAGAGTTGGGAAGCCGATATGAGCGGTCATGCGTCGCACTTGGCGATTCCTTCCCTCGATGATGGTTATCGCTAACCAGGTAGTAGGAATATTGGCACGGAAGCGCACGGCTGGCGTTCTTTCCCAGATCTCGGGCGCATCCATCACTTCAACTTTCGCTGGTAGCGTCATCCCGTCCTTAAGTTCTACCCCTTTACGCAGTTTATCAAGATCGGCTTCTTCTGGCGCGCCATCGACTTGTACCCAATACGTTTTAGGGGATTTAGATTTAGGCTGTGTTAGTTTTGCCTGCAAAATACCGTCGTTTGTGAGCACCATCAGGCCTTCACTGTCACGATCTAATCGTCCTGCGGCGTAGACATCTTTTACCGGAATGTAGTCAGCGAGTGTTTTACGTCCATCACCATCAGTAAATTGGCTAAGCGTGTCATAAGGTTTATTAAACACAACCACTTTGCGGTCCTGTGGGTTGATGCGGGGCTTTTGACTTTGTGCTGCTCGGGTAGAGCGGCGCTTATTACTCGTTGTGGTACGGGGACGGTCAGACTTTTCAGAACGTTTAAAATGCCCCTCTTTAGATTGATGACTACGACGACCTTTTTCATAACCTGTACGAGATGACATGTTAACTACCCTACAAAAATGTAAATGAACTGTGTTTGAAAGTTTCAACTTTTCTTATGATCGGATATCATTTGCGCGCCTAAATTTAATAAACGCGCACAGAATGATAGACTATTTCGTGTTAATTGTTTAATTATATCAGTGCACTCATGGATTCAGAGCCCAGCGCTTCAAACTATAACAAAGGGTGCACACCGCATGTTGCGTTATCGAGTTGAATCGTACTTCTCATAAGCGCAGTGCGTCAAAGAAACCAACTCAGAAATTGAGTTGATCAACCAACAAGTTGATTAAAATATAGGGAAATTTCATGCCTACAGAAAAGCCTACAATTATCTACACCATCACTGATGAAGCACCGGCGCTAGCAACTTATTCACTACTACCAATTATCCAATCGTTTACTGCATCGTCTGGCATCAATGTAGATACTCGTGATATTTCACTAGCAGGTCGAATTATCGCTAACTTCCCAGAGCATTTGAAAGAAGAACAACGTATTGGCGATGCGTTGACAGAGCTTGGTAATCTAGCTCAAACTCCAGAAGCGAACATCATTAAGCTGCCAAACATTTCTGCATCTATCCCACAGCTACGAGCGGCGATTAAAGAGCTTCAAAGCAAAGGATACGATCTACCAAATTACCCAGATGAGCCAGCGACTTACGAAGAAGAAGCGATTAAAGCGGCTTACGACAAAATTAAGGGTAGTGCAGTAAACCCAGTTCTACGTGAAGGTAACTCAGACCGTCGTGCTCCGCTTTCTGTTAAGAACTATGCGAAGAAAAATCCTCATTCAATGGGTGCATGGTCTGCGGATTCAAAATCACATGTCGCTAGCATGTCTGGCAATGACTTCTTTGGCAGTGAAAAATCTACCACCGTTTCAGGTGCGACAGACGTAAAAATCGAGTTTGTTGGTGCTGACGGTTCGGTTAAAGAACTTAAAGCAGCATTTCCGCTGTTAGACAAAGAAGTAATCGATTCTTCAGTAATGAAGAAGAAAGCACTGGTTGAGTTCTTCGAAAAAGAAATTGCTGAAGCAAAAGCACAAGACGTATTGCTATCTCTACACATGAAAGCGACCATGATGAAGGTTTCTGACCCTGTCATCTTCGGTCACGCTGTAAAAGTGTACTACAAAGACGTATTCGCTAAATACGGAAAGCTATTCGAAGAGCTTGGCGTTGATGTAAATAATGGTCTTGGTGACGTTTACGCAAAAATCGAATCACTACCAGCAGCACAAAAAGAAGAGATTGAAGCGGCAATTCAAGCGGTTTACCAAACTCAGCCTGAGCTAGCGATGGTTGATTCTGATCGTGGTATCACCAACCTTCACGTACCAAGCGACATCATCGTTGACGCGTCTATGCCAGCAATGCTTCGCTCTTCTGGTCAAATGTGGGGCCCTGACGGCAAGCAAAAAGATACGAAAGCATTGATTCCTGATCGTTGCTACGCAGGTATTTACCAAGCAGTAATTGATTTCTGTAAAGAGCATGGTGCATTTGATCCAACAACAATGGGCAGCGTTCCAAACGTTGGTCTAATGGCTCAAAAAGCAGAAGAGTACGGTTCTCACGATAAGACGTTTATCCTAGATGCAGCAGGTACAGTGCGTGTTGTTGATACAGCGGGTCAGGTTCTACTTGAGCAAGCTGTAGAAGAAGGCGACATCTTCCGTATGTGTCAGGTGAAAGATGCTCCAATCCAAGACTGGGTTAAGCTAGCGGTGACTCGTGCTCGCGCAACAGGCGTTCCTGCAGTGTTCTGGCTAGATGAAAACCGTGCACACGATGCAGAGCTTATCAAGAAGGTTAACGCATACCTACCTGATCACGATACTGACGGTTTAGAAATTAAGATTCTGTCACCAGTAGACGCATGTCTGTACTCACTAGAGCGTATCAAAGCAGGTCTGGACACAATTTCTGTTACAGGTAACGTACTACGCGACTACCTAACTGACTTGTTCCCAATTCTTGAGCTTGGTACGTCAGCTAAGATGCTATCAATCGTTCCACTGATGAATGGTGGTGGTCTGTTTGAAACTGGTGCTGGTGGTTCTGCTCCAAAGCACGTTCAGCAAGTTGAAAAAGAAAACCACCTTCGTTGGGACTCTCTTGGTGAATTCCTAGCGCTAGCTGCATCTTTAGAGCACCTAAGCGTAGCTACAGGCAATGCGAAAGCACAAGTTCTGGCAGATACACTGGATAAAGCGACAGGTGAGTTCCTGGATAACAACAAGTCACCATCACGTAAAGTGGGTGAGCTGGATAACCGCGGTAGTCACTACTACCTAGCATCATACTGGGCAAAAGCGTTGGCTGAGCAAACAGCGGATGCTGATCTGGCCGCTGAATTTGCACCGATTGCAAAAGCACTATCAGAGCAAGAAGAAGCGATTGTTGCCGAGTTGAACAACGCACAAGGCGTGAAAGGCGAGCTAGGTGGTTACTACCTACTTGATGACTCGTTAACGTCTAAACTAATGCGTCCAAGTGCAATCCTGAACTCAATTATCGATAAGTAATGTGAATCTGACACACCGTGCGCGGTGTGTCGTTCAGATAATAATAAACCCGCTGACTTGGCGGGTTTATTTTTCTCTGCGTAACGATAAACAGTGTTTTAATCTATGTTACGAGAGCAATGGTTTGTTTCTACAGCGCTCTAATTATTTCGCTTGGTCTTCAATCGGTACTACGCTGCTTGCGTGACAACCTTTTGGACCTTTTTCTATCTCGTATGAGACTTGTTGGCCTGCTTTCAGTGTACGATAACCGTCCATCTGGATAGTTGAGTAGTGGGCAAAGATATCTCCTTCTTCTTCGTCAGAACAGATAAACCCAAATCCTTTGGCATTGTTAAACCACTTTACTGTACCTGTAGCCATGCTTTTACATCCCTCATGCATTTTTTACTGATGTTGTTACTTTAATCAAGTTATACCTTTAACTTGAAACTACTATTAACTTTTAACGACTGCTAACAGAAGAATTTCTGTTCGTCCATCGCGTCAATGTGAATCCTCGACTCTGCGAGCCTTCGAAATAAAAAAGCTCCGCTCAGATGATGATTTATGCATCAACACTTTCCACTGTAGTCAATCAGTCCACACAGTCAATAGCGTTTCGCAACAAACAGAAACATTATTGAAAACAAATCACTTTTGAGATTAACAATTTTGCAAACACTTTCCTGGCTGTACGTTGATGTTCAGATGTTTTAGCTACTAAATGACAAGTTGAAAAATAGCCATACTATTTGTGTTTGTTATGTTAGTGAAATCCTCTGATTGAATAAAAAATGAAGATTTCGTGATAAATATCGCCTCAAAAATCGGGAAATGTGATCTAATACGGACTGTGCATTGGTATCGCAATCGCAACGTATAAGTAAGAAATCTTAGGGTTGATAGCGGCAATATTTTAAGTAAAAGATCACAGCGTATCGATAAGCATCTTTTATTTGCACCCCCGCAAGAGGTGCATTAGTCTCTATATAGGTAGTAACTTTTATCTATCAAAGTTCTATTTCGGTGTCACTTCTCACTACACCGCGCAGCATGCTTGTGGTAGATTGTTTTTATAGGTCGAAAACATCAACCCTTTGATACGATATCTTTAATTGCCATGAGTAAAAATTTTGAGTGGGTCACTCCAGACTCTGATCTTCTGGAGCGAGAAAGTACAAAAATTCAGCCACCTAAGCTGTATAACGTTGTACTCAACAATGATGACTATACACCTATGGATTTCGTCATAGAGGTACTTGAGCGATTCTTTTCTCATGATATAGATAGAGCGACTCAAATAATGCTCAAGGTACACTATGAAGGAAAGGCAGTTTGTGGGACGTACAGCGCAGAAATTGCCGAGACAAAAGTAGCGCAAGTTACGATGTACGCAAGGGAAAATGAACATCCGTTGCTTTGCACTATGGAGCAAGCGTAAAAAGAAGACTTGCTCGAACAACCCCAGTTGTTTTTTCGGGAGGTACTTATGCTAAACAAAGAACTAGAGTCAAGCCTTAACAGTGCATTTGCTCGTGCGCGCGACAAACGTCACGAGTTTATGACTGTCGAACACCTCCTACTTGCATTGTTGGAAAATGATGCAGCTAAGGAAGCCCTTCTAGCCTGCAAAGCGGATTTAGATGCTTTGCGTAACGAACTCGATATATTCATCGATCAAACTACGCCTCTCATCCCAGAAAGCGATGAGACGCGTGAAACTCAGCCGACTTTGAGCTTCCAACGCGTCCTACAACGTGCAGTTTTTCATGTTCAGTCGTCGGGTCGAAATGAAGTGACAGGGGCGAACGTACTTGTTGCTATTTTTAGCGAGCAAGAATCTCATGCTGCTTACCTTCTTAAGAAAAATGATATCTCTCGCCTAGACATCGTCAATTTTATCTCCCACGGCATTACCAAAGCGTCTGGCGCGAGTGAAGATCCATCATCACCAGATTCCTTCAGTTCAGAAAGTACGGATGATTCGAACTCGGAAGAGCGTCTGGAGAGCTTTGCTACCAACTTAAACCAGGTAGCTAAAGCGGGGAATATTGATCCGCTAATCGGTCGAGACAAAGAGCTCGAACGCACTATTCAAGTGCTTTGTCGCCGCCGTAAAAACAACCCGTTGCTTGTCGGAGAAGCTGGCGTGGGTAAAACTGCGATTGCAGAAGGCCTGGCGTGGAGAATTGTTGAAGGGCAGGTTCCTGAAGTTATTGAAAACAGCGTAATCTACTCTTTGGACATTGGTTCTTTGCTTGCGGGTACTAAGTATCGCGGTGATTTTGAGAAACGTTTCAAAACCATTTTGAAACAGCTTGAGAAAGAAGAAGACGCTATTCTGTTTATCGATGAAATTCATACAATCATCGGTGCGGGCGCTGCGTCTGGCGGTCAAGTTGATGCGGCAAACTTAATTAAACCTCTGCTTAGCAGCGGCAAGCTTCGTTGTATCGGCTCAACAACGTACCAAGAGTACAGCAACATATTTGAGAAAGAGCGCGCACTCTCTCGTCGCTTCCAAAAAATCGATATTGTTGAGCCATCACTTGATGACACAACTAAGATTTTGATGGGTCTTAAGCCGAAGTACGAAGCGCACCACGAAGTTCGCT
This window contains:
- a CDS encoding pseudouridine synthase, which produces MSSRTGYEKGRRSHQSKEGHFKRSEKSDRPRTTTSNKRRSTRAAQSQKPRINPQDRKVVVFNKPYDTLSQFTDGDGRKTLADYIPVKDVYAAGRLDRDSEGLMVLTNDGILQAKLTQPKSKSPKTYWVQVDGAPEEADLDKLRKGVELKDGMTLPAKVEVMDAPEIWERTPAVRFRANIPTTWLAITIIEGRNRQVRRMTAHIGFPTLRLVRFSMGNIELGDLQPGEWKEIEL
- a CDS encoding NADP-dependent isocitrate dehydrogenase, with the protein product MPTEKPTIIYTITDEAPALATYSLLPIIQSFTASSGINVDTRDISLAGRIIANFPEHLKEEQRIGDALTELGNLAQTPEANIIKLPNISASIPQLRAAIKELQSKGYDLPNYPDEPATYEEEAIKAAYDKIKGSAVNPVLREGNSDRRAPLSVKNYAKKNPHSMGAWSADSKSHVASMSGNDFFGSEKSTTVSGATDVKIEFVGADGSVKELKAAFPLLDKEVIDSSVMKKKALVEFFEKEIAEAKAQDVLLSLHMKATMMKVSDPVIFGHAVKVYYKDVFAKYGKLFEELGVDVNNGLGDVYAKIESLPAAQKEEIEAAIQAVYQTQPELAMVDSDRGITNLHVPSDIIVDASMPAMLRSSGQMWGPDGKQKDTKALIPDRCYAGIYQAVIDFCKEHGAFDPTTMGSVPNVGLMAQKAEEYGSHDKTFILDAAGTVRVVDTAGQVLLEQAVEEGDIFRMCQVKDAPIQDWVKLAVTRARATGVPAVFWLDENRAHDAELIKKVNAYLPDHDTDGLEIKILSPVDACLYSLERIKAGLDTISVTGNVLRDYLTDLFPILELGTSAKMLSIVPLMNGGGLFETGAGGSAPKHVQQVEKENHLRWDSLGEFLALAASLEHLSVATGNAKAQVLADTLDKATGEFLDNNKSPSRKVGELDNRGSHYYLASYWAKALAEQTADADLAAEFAPIAKALSEQEEAIVAELNNAQGVKGELGGYYLLDDSLTSKLMRPSAILNSIIDK
- the cspD gene encoding cold shock domain-containing protein CspD; its protein translation is MATGTVKWFNNAKGFGFICSDEEEGDIFAHYSTIQMDGYRTLKAGQQVSYEIEKGPKGCHASSVVPIEDQAK
- the clpS gene encoding ATP-dependent Clp protease adapter ClpS is translated as MSKNFEWVTPDSDLLERESTKIQPPKLYNVVLNNDDYTPMDFVIEVLERFFSHDIDRATQIMLKVHYEGKAVCGTYSAEIAETKVAQVTMYARENEHPLLCTMEQA